A single window of Sphingobium sp. SCG-1 DNA harbors:
- a CDS encoding amino acid ABC transporter substrate-binding protein, translating to MLRGLSFLAACILFQPGCTAPAPPPDMTAPGHTLATVKARGYVLCGANRETIGFGAPDEKGYWRGIDVDVCRAIAAAIFGDREKTRFAPLTGQQRLTALQTGEIDVLPRTTTWTLQRDANGVNFTIPNYYDYTAFMARKSDGVAKLADLAGASVCVQTGSMTEITFADVSRKYRLNLRPVIFDNVIATRQAFLAGRCDALVTDASALQSVRMTRSTHPDDYVIIRADDQVAPLTTAVRHGDDQWFDIVKFAIDAMIVAEQLGISRRNVDAMRMSDDPAVKRFLGIEPGNGRALGLREDFAYQIVKQVGNYADIYDNNLGVNSRLKIPRGLNRLQRDGGLMLPIGFY from the coding sequence ATGTTACGGGGGCTATCTTTCCTTGCCGCCTGCATTCTGTTCCAGCCAGGATGTACGGCGCCTGCGCCGCCGCCCGACATGACGGCGCCCGGCCATACGCTTGCGACCGTCAAGGCGCGCGGCTACGTCCTGTGTGGCGCCAATCGGGAAACGATCGGTTTTGGCGCACCCGATGAAAAGGGCTATTGGCGCGGCATCGACGTCGATGTCTGTCGCGCAATCGCCGCCGCTATCTTTGGCGACCGGGAAAAGACGCGCTTTGCACCGCTGACTGGCCAGCAACGTCTGACCGCGCTGCAAACCGGGGAAATCGATGTCTTGCCTCGCACCACGACCTGGACCCTCCAGCGTGACGCCAACGGGGTCAATTTCACCATCCCCAATTATTACGACTACACCGCCTTCATGGCGCGCAAGTCTGACGGCGTAGCGAAATTAGCCGACCTCGCAGGCGCGTCGGTCTGCGTCCAGACCGGGTCGATGACCGAAATCACCTTCGCCGACGTGTCCCGCAAATATCGCCTGAACCTGCGCCCGGTCATTTTCGACAATGTCATCGCGACGCGTCAGGCGTTCCTCGCCGGACGCTGCGACGCGCTCGTCACGGACGCGTCGGCGCTCCAGTCGGTGCGGATGACGCGGTCCACCCATCCCGACGATTATGTCATCATCCGCGCGGACGATCAGGTCGCCCCGTTGACCACGGCGGTGCGCCATGGCGACGACCAGTGGTTCGACATCGTGAAATTTGCGATCGATGCAATGATCGTCGCCGAACAACTGGGCATTTCCCGGCGCAATGTCGATGCGATGCGCATGTCGGACGACCCCGCCGTCAAGCGCTTCCTGGGCATAGAGCCAGGCAACGGACGCGCCCTGGGACTGAGGGAGGATTTCGCCTACCAGATCGTCAAGCAGGTCGGCAATTATGCCGATATCTACGATAACAATCTGGGCGTGAACAGTC
- a CDS encoding trans-sulfuration enzyme family protein: MMMRDLTQVVHHPQVSEQGFASLAVPVYRASTIIFDSAQAYADRKDRGPDGYSYGLHGTPTTKMLEAQLSALEQADHSVILPSGQAAIAILFLTICQAGDEVLIPDNAYPAVRGFCEDYMAPRGIGHRIYDPMIGAGIGDMIGPSTRLIWTESPGSTSMEVGDLPAIAGAARVRGVLTGCDNTWATPLLFKPLTIGIDVAMEALTKYVGGHSDLLLGSLSLRDRSWYERIRSTMRMLGIGVSPEDCALALRGIETMGVRIGHIGRISTDFAHRLQSMPAVAKVLHPALPDCSGHDHWKRDFAGASGVFSIVLEPGCDGALDTALGDLRVFAIGASWGGSRSLIAPMSLDRARTVTPWLHEGRLLRISIGLEDPADLWDDLSRLLTSLVPAGSGG, encoded by the coding sequence ATGATGATGAGGGACCTGACGCAAGTCGTACACCATCCGCAGGTAAGCGAGCAGGGCTTCGCAAGCCTTGCCGTGCCTGTATACCGTGCCTCGACTATCATATTCGATAGTGCGCAGGCCTATGCCGATCGCAAGGACCGCGGCCCGGACGGATATAGTTATGGCCTGCACGGAACGCCGACGACCAAAATGCTCGAAGCGCAGCTTAGCGCGCTTGAACAGGCCGATCATTCGGTCATCCTACCATCAGGCCAGGCAGCGATTGCGATCCTGTTTCTCACCATATGTCAGGCCGGCGACGAAGTGCTGATCCCGGACAATGCCTATCCCGCCGTTCGGGGTTTTTGCGAAGACTATATGGCCCCACGCGGGATAGGCCATCGCATTTACGATCCTATGATCGGCGCTGGGATCGGTGATATGATTGGCCCTTCGACACGGCTCATCTGGACTGAGTCGCCTGGCTCCACCTCGATGGAGGTCGGGGATTTGCCCGCAATTGCCGGGGCCGCCCGCGTGCGCGGCGTGCTGACGGGTTGCGACAATACATGGGCGACGCCGCTGCTCTTCAAGCCCCTCACCATCGGCATCGATGTCGCGATGGAGGCGCTCACCAAATATGTGGGAGGCCATTCCGACCTGTTGCTGGGTTCGCTCAGCCTGCGCGACCGAAGCTGGTATGAGCGGATCCGATCCACGATGCGGATGCTCGGCATCGGCGTTTCGCCCGAAGATTGCGCGCTGGCGCTGCGGGGCATCGAAACGATGGGCGTGCGCATCGGCCATATCGGCAGGATTTCGACGGATTTTGCGCACCGGCTGCAGTCCATGCCGGCTGTGGCGAAGGTTCTGCACCCCGCGCTGCCGGATTGCTCTGGTCACGACCATTGGAAGCGGGACTTTGCAGGCGCAAGCGGCGTATTCAGCATTGTTCTTGAGCCTGGCTGCGATGGCGCACTCGACACGGCGCTTGGCGATTTGCGCGTCTTTGCGATAGGCGCCTCCTGGGGTGGAAGCCGCAGCCTGATCGCTCCCATGTCGCTTGATCGAGCAAGAACGGTCACGCCCTGGCTGCATGAAGGCCGACTTCTTCGCATCAGCATCGGCTTGGAAGATCCGGCTGACCTCTGGGACGATTTGAGTCGGCTTCTAACCTCTCTCGTCCCAGCCGGTTCTGGCGGCTGA
- a CDS encoding LysR substrate-binding domain-containing protein produces the protein MNFRQLEIYRAVMMSGSASRASELLEITQPAVSRSIAELEAAMGFSLFDRVRGRLVPTPEGQMFFTDVVASFVGLDTLRASAARIRDFGSGSIRVASLAALGSTLVPRAISRFNRQHPDIAITLQVRFSSAVRDLVASGQFDIGLAADEIDMSGVDHRQFQSIRALCAVPAGHRLADKAVIVPGDLDGEAFIALSPEDRARARLTRALDEAGAKPRIIVETPYSITVCALVLEGVGLGIVNPNSIDGFPERGLILKPFEPEIYFKTLLVFRPDAQRSQIVKDFTAALLEERQAIYKI, from the coding sequence ATGAATTTCAGGCAATTGGAAATCTATCGCGCTGTCATGATGAGCGGCTCCGCTTCGCGCGCGTCGGAATTGCTCGAGATCACGCAGCCCGCTGTCAGCCGCTCTATCGCTGAACTTGAAGCGGCTATGGGTTTCTCCCTGTTCGACCGGGTCCGCGGTCGCCTTGTGCCGACGCCTGAAGGACAGATGTTCTTCACCGACGTCGTGGCAAGTTTTGTCGGGCTTGATACGCTGCGCGCATCGGCCGCCCGTATTCGGGATTTCGGGTCGGGCAGCATCCGGGTCGCCAGCCTTGCCGCGCTCGGATCGACGCTGGTTCCGCGCGCCATCAGTCGCTTCAACCGCCAGCATCCCGACATCGCGATAACGCTTCAGGTGCGCTTTTCGTCAGCGGTGCGCGATCTTGTCGCCAGCGGACAATTCGATATCGGCCTTGCCGCCGACGAGATCGATATGTCCGGCGTGGATCATCGTCAGTTTCAAAGCATCAGGGCGCTTTGCGCCGTCCCCGCCGGCCACAGGCTTGCGGACAAGGCCGTCATTGTACCCGGCGATCTCGACGGAGAGGCCTTCATCGCCCTATCGCCCGAAGACCGGGCCAGGGCGCGCCTGACGCGGGCGCTCGACGAAGCAGGGGCCAAGCCGCGGATCATCGTCGAAACGCCCTATTCCATCACGGTCTGCGCTCTGGTCCTTGAGGGCGTTGGCCTAGGCATCGTTAATCCCAACTCCATCGACGGATTTCCCGAACGCGGCCTGATTCTCAAGCCGTTCGAACCGGAGATCTATTTCAAGACGCTTCTGGTCTTTCGCCCGGACGCGCAGCGCTCGCAGATCGTCAAGGACTTCACCGCCGCGCTGCTGGAAGAGCGGCAGGCAATCTATAAAATCTGA